TACTTCTTACGCTGCCTCTTAGGGTCACCCATCTCTACCTCCTCCTTCTTTGGACGCCGACCGTCCTACCGGTTCTCCCGGTCGTCCTCGTTCTCTGACCCCTAACCTTAAGCCCGAGACTATGCCTCCATCCCTTCCAAGACTTTATGCTCTTCATAAACTCGATGTCCTGCTTGACCCTAAACTCGAGGTCGGAGCCTATCAGGTGTAGGTCCTTACCGGTCTCGAGGTCCTTACGCCTGTTCAGCATCCAGTTCGGTATGCCGAATTTCAGAGGCTCCCTCAGTACGGCCTCTATCCTCTTAAGCTCATCCTCGGATAAGAGGCCCAAACGCTTATCAGGGTCTATCC
The sequence above is drawn from the Candidatus Bathyarchaeota archaeon genome and encodes:
- a CDS encoding 30S ribosomal protein S13, with the translated sequence MPEEFRYVVRLADTDLDGFRKVPFALTRIKGVGIRLGWAIARAAGIDPDKRLGLLSEDELKRIEAVLREPLKFGIPNWMLNRRKDLETGKDLHLIGSDLEFRVKQDIEFMKSIKSWKGWRHSLGLKVRGQRTRTTGRTGRTVGVQRRRR